From a single Methanofollis sp. W23 genomic region:
- a CDS encoding glycosyl hydrolase family 28-related protein produces MRLDMAHGLLILIIVVLALMVGYDLLSEIILYGREERLENAIVIAPVGSPYENEAAYLCDGTDDQVEINAALEALPESGGQVYLVEGTYHCSDSIRPGANAVLTGEGADLTVLQFSGSASVALTRGDNVTLSSFGVTGSGRVYISTSHNLVEDVAVTGVDDSYIASFMVYAYDEVIEDVAFVNCEAVDGDRWGFVHDGGGTTHRVRDITYTDCRAVNCGRYAQYYGEDQEHTEAWDVGFDVAESLQSAENITYIDCSASGCWESGFHVEPDTVLRSIRFIGCEARDNGQKQKSGGGTADFGAGFLINEETTLERCLSADNLVGFDCSAADGSVLVECKDERSEKGFRIHSIGEKGLTLRSCQTEATEYPVYIWTGTTRNVLIEGMTIHSATPHPSPAITIDALAKDPAEILITGSRIEGYALGVKNEAEIRGQVRVENLIIGEATEDCIGCAGTSIPLFPEAGGL; encoded by the coding sequence ATGCGTCTTGATATGGCCCATGGACTGCTCATCCTGATCATTGTCGTGCTCGCCCTGATGGTGGGCTACGACCTTCTCTCAGAGATCATCCTGTATGGGAGAGAGGAGAGACTGGAGAACGCGATCGTCATCGCCCCGGTCGGGTCTCCCTATGAGAACGAGGCTGCCTATCTCTGCGACGGGACCGACGATCAGGTCGAGATCAATGCCGCCCTTGAAGCGCTCCCCGAATCAGGGGGGCAGGTCTACCTGGTGGAAGGCACCTATCATTGCTCTGACTCGATACGGCCAGGGGCAAATGCGGTCCTGACCGGCGAGGGGGCCGACCTCACGGTGCTTCAGTTCTCAGGCTCGGCGTCGGTTGCGCTCACCAGAGGAGACAATGTCACCCTCTCCAGTTTTGGCGTGACCGGGAGCGGCCGGGTCTATATCTCCACCTCGCACAACCTGGTCGAGGACGTGGCAGTGACCGGGGTCGATGATTCCTATATCGCTTCATTCATGGTCTATGCGTACGACGAGGTGATCGAAGACGTCGCATTTGTCAATTGCGAGGCGGTCGACGGGGACAGATGGGGATTCGTCCATGACGGCGGGGGGACGACACATAGAGTCCGTGACATCACCTACACCGACTGCCGGGCCGTCAACTGTGGCCGATATGCCCAGTATTATGGGGAAGACCAGGAGCACACCGAGGCCTGGGATGTCGGGTTCGACGTTGCCGAATCACTCCAATCGGCAGAGAATATCACCTATATCGATTGTAGTGCAAGCGGATGCTGGGAATCGGGATTTCATGTCGAACCCGACACGGTGCTCCGTTCGATCCGGTTCATCGGGTGTGAGGCAAGAGATAATGGTCAGAAACAGAAGAGTGGCGGAGGGACTGCGGATTTCGGGGCGGGGTTCCTTATCAACGAGGAAACAACGCTGGAAAGATGTCTTTCAGCCGACAACCTGGTGGGGTTCGACTGTTCGGCGGCGGACGGGAGTGTCCTGGTCGAGTGCAAGGACGAGCGATCAGAAAAAGGGTTTCGGATCCACAGCATCGGTGAGAAGGGCCTGACACTCCGTTCGTGCCAGACCGAGGCTACCGAGTATCCGGTCTATATCTGGACCGGCACGACCAGGAATGTCCTGATCGAGGGGATGACAATCCACTCTGCGACGCCGCACCCTTCACCTGCCATCACCATCGACGCCCTTGCAAAGGACCCGGCCGAGATCCTGATCACCGGCTCCAGGATAGAGGGGTATGCCCTGGGGGTGAAGAATGAGGCAGAGATACGGGGACAGGTGAGGGTGGAGAATCTCATCATAGGGGAGGCGACAGAGGACTGCATCGGGTGCGCCGGCACCTCGATCCCTCTCTTCCCTGAGGCGGGAGGGCTGTAG
- a CDS encoding glycosyltransferase family 4 protein, with product MKILIADPLDLSDPINGRQVHVYEIIRGLARSGHQVYVLSGQEPEFSGQGSITCLAIDDTNLTTMYASVVGALFRLFGAGQVDVIYSRTSLFGALSSSISRIFGAKPIVCEVNGFFADEIEFINKNRSSTTIKDRINLEICQKSERYLLGHAARVVAVTEGIKRLIVEGGLAEADRISVIENGANTDLFRPGDPADARAHMGLSQDFRYLCFVGNFAPWQGLQYIVQAVPAIVRAHPDCRVLLVGDGVMREDCTRMGEALGVSDYLIFYGPVPYTRVPACVQASDICIAPFVRERNAVIGLSPLKVYEYMACGRPVVASAIPGVSELLVRSGGGVLVRPEDPRALAEAVIRLLSSDDLRQTMGERAASYVRDHHTWANVAAQVSAVCEKAAAADLEVPVPTAALRSGAKTDDPR from the coding sequence TTGAAGATCCTCATTGCCGACCCGCTCGATCTCTCTGACCCGATAAATGGGAGGCAGGTCCATGTCTACGAGATCATCAGGGGGCTTGCACGCTCTGGTCACCAGGTCTATGTCCTGTCCGGGCAGGAACCAGAGTTCTCAGGCCAGGGATCTATCACATGCCTTGCGATCGACGATACGAACCTCACCACGATGTACGCCAGTGTCGTGGGCGCACTCTTCAGGCTGTTTGGTGCAGGCCAGGTCGACGTGATATATTCGAGGACTTCGCTTTTTGGGGCTCTCTCCTCTTCAATATCCAGAATTTTCGGTGCAAAACCGATAGTATGTGAGGTAAATGGGTTTTTTGCAGATGAAATAGAGTTCATCAACAAGAACCGCTCTTCCACCACGATCAAAGACCGGATCAACCTTGAGATCTGCCAGAAGTCAGAGCGCTACCTCCTCGGTCACGCCGCCAGAGTCGTCGCGGTCACCGAGGGGATCAAGCGCCTGATCGTGGAAGGAGGCCTGGCCGAAGCGGATCGGATCAGCGTCATCGAAAACGGAGCAAACACCGACCTCTTCAGACCAGGCGACCCTGCCGATGCACGGGCTCATATGGGACTCTCGCAGGATTTTAGATATCTCTGCTTTGTCGGGAACTTTGCCCCATGGCAGGGACTCCAGTATATCGTCCAGGCGGTCCCGGCGATTGTCAGGGCCCATCCTGACTGCCGTGTGCTCCTGGTCGGCGACGGGGTGATGAGGGAGGACTGCACCAGGATGGGAGAGGCCCTGGGTGTCTCAGACTACCTGATCTTTTATGGCCCTGTCCCATATACCCGGGTTCCGGCCTGTGTACAGGCGTCAGACATCTGCATTGCGCCGTTTGTGAGGGAGAGGAACGCGGTCATCGGACTTTCGCCGCTGAAGGTCTATGAATATATGGCATGCGGGAGGCCGGTGGTCGCCAGCGCCATTCCAGGCGTCAGCGAATTGCTTGTCCGTTCTGGCGGGGGCGTCCTGGTCAGGCCCGAGGATCCCCGTGCCCTTGCAGAGGCCGTCATCAGGCTCCTTTCCTCAGATGACCTGCGCCAGACCATGGGTGAACGTGCCGCCTCCTATGTGCGGGACCACCACACCTGGGCGAATGTGGCCGCACAGGTCTCTGCAGTCTGTGAAAAGGCGGCCGCGGCAGATCTCGAGGTCCCCGTCCCGACTGCCGCCCTCAGATCTGGGGCCAAGACCGATGACCCGCGGTGA
- a CDS encoding oligosaccharide flippase family protein — translation MARFAVNVLKLVSASVVAQVLGFLLLPIITRLYAPIDFGIFQLVMSITAIVVVVAPFSYQFALMLPKKDSDSINLLVLSLGIALLITLVTAVLLIGGSDLIEERVGVVGFGHYTYFVPILVGFNVIYFILTYWLSRKGRYGVIGLSKVLNNTFSKAVQIGAGLLAASPLGLLGGMIAGFAVADLVMIRGMKEDRHLVADVNREKMKSLASRYRRFPLFNTGSNLTNTLSSEVTPFMLAFFFSPVVTGLYALAHQAVNMPVRLIGISTSQVFFQKASEVQNQTGNVKEFVQTVHTSLIKLGVFPTLLTMLIAEDLFVLVFGSAWLMAGTFTQILAPWFFFVFLSLPLSSIFSVLEKQNIDLSFNLLILVSRVVVLVAGGISGDPVLTILLYSATGVLFSGFMNIWILRLSGISLFTSLSTIARYGALGVVIASPLMAVKVLGSSLIVLLVISVLVTGIYYACIISYDNRLRTTFFDLIGGERKWV, via the coding sequence ATGGCGCGATTTGCAGTCAATGTCCTGAAACTGGTATCTGCAAGTGTGGTAGCGCAGGTGCTGGGATTCCTTCTCCTCCCCATCATCACCCGTCTGTACGCTCCGATCGATTTCGGCATCTTTCAACTGGTCATGTCCATCACGGCGATCGTTGTCGTAGTCGCTCCTTTTTCCTATCAATTTGCGCTTATGCTCCCGAAAAAGGACAGCGATTCCATAAACCTGCTGGTCCTCTCGTTAGGGATTGCACTCCTGATCACCCTGGTCACCGCCGTCCTGCTCATAGGGGGTTCGGACCTGATCGAGGAGAGGGTCGGCGTGGTCGGGTTTGGTCACTACACCTATTTTGTGCCGATCCTTGTAGGTTTTAATGTGATTTACTTCATCCTGACATATTGGCTCTCACGAAAAGGCAGATATGGGGTGATAGGCCTCTCAAAGGTTCTGAACAACACCTTCTCAAAGGCGGTTCAGATCGGGGCAGGGCTCCTTGCAGCCTCACCCCTGGGGCTTCTCGGCGGCATGATCGCGGGTTTTGCCGTCGCCGACCTGGTCATGATCAGGGGCATGAAAGAGGACCGTCACCTGGTGGCCGACGTCAACAGGGAAAAGATGAAAAGTCTTGCGTCACGCTATCGACGCTTTCCCCTCTTCAACACCGGTTCAAACCTCACCAATACCCTTTCTTCTGAGGTCACCCCCTTCATGCTCGCGTTCTTCTTCAGCCCGGTGGTCACCGGGCTCTATGCCCTCGCCCACCAGGCCGTCAACATGCCGGTCCGTCTCATTGGCATCTCCACGTCGCAGGTGTTCTTCCAGAAGGCAAGTGAAGTGCAGAACCAGACCGGGAACGTGAAAGAGTTTGTCCAGACAGTCCACACCAGTCTGATCAAACTGGGGGTCTTCCCCACGCTCCTCACCATGCTCATTGCCGAAGATCTCTTTGTCCTGGTCTTCGGGTCTGCCTGGTTGATGGCCGGGACATTTACGCAGATCCTTGCCCCATGGTTTTTCTTCGTCTTCTTGTCACTTCCTCTCTCAAGCATATTTTCGGTGCTTGAAAAACAGAACATCGACCTCTCATTCAACCTGCTCATCCTGGTGTCCAGGGTCGTGGTGCTGGTGGCCGGGGGGATCTCTGGCGACCCGGTCCTGACGATCCTGCTATATTCTGCGACCGGTGTCCTCTTCTCCGGGTTCATGAACATCTGGATCCTGCGGCTCTCAGGGATCAGCCTATTCACTTCGCTCTCGACTATTGCCAGGTACGGGGCTCTTGGGGTCGTGATCGCCTCGCCTCTCATGGCAGTAAAGGTTCTTGGATCCTCCTTGATTGTGCTCCTGGTCATCTCAGTCCTTGTGACCGGTATTTATTATGCATGTATTATTTCGTATGACAATCGTCTCAGGACGACCTTCTTTGACCTTATTGGAGGGGAACGAAAATGGGTGTAA
- a CDS encoding asparagine synthase-related protein, whose translation MGVTVQLSNRYSPWRKIEYDDTSFWIKGRLHHRTALLDDAETARLFLDAFRKCRGGDLAPCLALLADLNGIFTIVADDGESVVCSTDPIRSIPLFFKTENGTLYISDDVHALHSFSPAWPDEEDCLEFLLSGYVTGQSTLLGDVGQLPAGTCMAYDRRTGEITMAPYFHFWCRKVPDRSEEELVAELDPICTAVFSRLLETTEAEGRHLVVPLSGGLDSRILVAMLGRLGAREVTCFTYGSRYNLESSISRRVAGVMGYPWHFIEYTPETWRDLDDSGDLDRYFRYAGNLACLPHVQDLPAVRALQERDLIPDNSVIVPGHGSDLLSGCKIPETYDPGLGFTAGEVDDHLINVHYSNVAWGNDPTVRRCAVDRIHAALAPLGEPSRRDEVNGADMIDYFDFHERQAKYILNSMRVYEFYGYEWRLPYWDLEFVSFFLQTPVQYRIGQRLYKRFARERLFSGEFSRLRQIECTTPFDSSALSRALTTLRRCRVPYDRISKMGLYSRWWRDLKPLLEDRFSDRLDVCPEYPAIRQVIGGRDAGLRGANIIGLLNIEYLVRQTGVCFLREAGLGEVGLEHPGKEEGGVEEGGRR comes from the coding sequence ATGGGTGTAACGGTTCAGTTGTCAAATCGGTATTCGCCATGGCGAAAGATAGAATATGATGACACTTCTTTCTGGATCAAGGGCCGTCTCCATCACCGCACCGCCCTTCTGGACGATGCGGAGACTGCCAGGCTCTTTCTTGACGCATTCAGAAAATGCAGAGGAGGAGACCTTGCGCCGTGCCTTGCCCTGCTTGCCGACCTGAACGGGATCTTTACCATCGTCGCGGATGACGGCGAATCAGTGGTCTGCTCCACAGATCCTATCAGAAGCATCCCGTTGTTTTTCAAGACCGAGAACGGAACCCTGTATATTTCAGACGATGTCCATGCCCTCCATTCCTTTTCCCCCGCCTGGCCTGATGAAGAAGACTGCCTGGAATTTCTGTTGTCAGGGTATGTGACCGGGCAGTCCACCCTGCTTGGAGATGTGGGGCAACTGCCTGCCGGCACATGCATGGCATATGACCGCAGGACCGGGGAGATCACCATGGCACCGTACTTCCATTTCTGGTGCAGGAAGGTTCCTGACAGGTCTGAGGAAGAATTGGTGGCCGAACTGGATCCGATCTGCACCGCCGTCTTCTCCCGTCTCCTCGAGACCACCGAGGCAGAGGGCCGACACCTTGTCGTCCCGCTGAGCGGAGGACTGGACTCCCGCATCCTGGTGGCGATGCTCGGTCGGCTCGGGGCTAGGGAAGTGACCTGCTTCACGTATGGGTCCAGATATAACCTTGAGTCCTCGATCAGCCGGAGAGTGGCTGGAGTGATGGGATATCCCTGGCATTTTATCGAATATACCCCTGAGACCTGGCGTGATCTTGATGATTCCGGAGACCTGGACCGGTATTTCAGGTATGCCGGCAATCTTGCGTGTCTTCCCCATGTCCAGGACCTGCCGGCGGTGCGTGCACTGCAGGAGAGGGACCTCATCCCTGACAATTCGGTCATTGTACCCGGACACGGGTCTGACCTGCTTTCAGGCTGTAAGATCCCGGAGACCTATGATCCAGGTCTGGGTTTCACGGCCGGAGAGGTCGACGACCACCTGATCAACGTCCATTATTCAAATGTCGCATGGGGGAACGACCCGACCGTGCGCCGGTGTGCCGTGGACCGGATCCACGCGGCACTTGCCCCCCTGGGAGAGCCTTCCCGCAGGGACGAGGTGAATGGGGCGGATATGATCGATTATTTTGACTTTCATGAGAGACAGGCCAAATATATCCTGAACTCGATGCGCGTCTATGAATTTTATGGATATGAATGGCGTCTCCCGTACTGGGACCTCGAGTTTGTCTCTTTTTTCCTCCAGACTCCGGTCCAGTACCGTATCGGGCAGCGCCTCTACAAACGGTTTGCCAGAGAACGCCTGTTCTCAGGAGAATTCTCTCGTCTCAGGCAGATCGAGTGCACGACACCCTTTGACTCTTCGGCCCTGTCGCGTGCCCTGACCACCCTTCGCCGGTGTCGTGTCCCGTATGACCGGATCAGCAAGATGGGACTTTATTCACGCTGGTGGCGGGATCTCAAGCCGTTGCTGGAGGACCGTTTCTCCGACCGCCTGGACGTCTGCCCTGAGTATCCGGCCATCAGGCAGGTGATAGGCGGCCGGGACGCCGGCCTGAGGGGGGCGAATATCATCGGACTGTTGAATATTGAGTATCTGGTCAGACAGACCGGGGTCTGCTTCCTCCGGGAGGCGGGTCTCGGAGAGGTCGGCCTGGAGCATCCTGGGAAAGAAGAGGGGGGTGTCGAAGAAGGGGGGAGGAGATGA
- a CDS encoding GNAT family N-acetyltransferase, translating to MAKERWKTTVTQSLIKNLGNGGVDSIHIVNTPGYTDIRPFLWEGWDPGVFYTYYLSPETLQLSRNARRNLKKAGENNISIRASEDIAEFCSLFAETFRRRGTSPAVSIEFLKGVFDTFSRSGQCRLMVAENASGEMIGGDLYLTFLQKACRWAAVTSPELRACGGSFLLVRDSLRELEEQGCGQVNMMTANLPFLSEFTMNFGARLVPYYGATTRSPRFKRIATLKSLFSPG from the coding sequence ATGGCAAAAGAGAGATGGAAAACCACTGTAACCCAATCCCTTATCAAAAATCTCGGCAACGGTGGGGTCGACAGCATCCACATCGTCAACACCCCGGGGTACACCGACATCAGGCCATTCCTCTGGGAGGGATGGGACCCTGGCGTCTTTTACACCTATTACCTGAGCCCCGAGACCCTTCAACTCTCAAGAAATGCGAGGCGCAATCTGAAAAAAGCAGGAGAGAATAATATCTCAATAAGGGCGTCAGAGGATATCGCCGAATTTTGTTCCCTGTTTGCCGAGACCTTCAGGCGCCGCGGCACCTCCCCTGCGGTGAGTATCGAGTTCCTCAAGGGGGTGTTCGACACCTTCTCCCGCTCTGGCCAGTGCAGACTGATGGTCGCGGAGAACGCGTCCGGCGAGATGATCGGGGGGGATCTCTATCTCACATTTCTGCAGAAGGCCTGCCGGTGGGCGGCCGTCACTTCTCCTGAATTACGGGCATGCGGGGGTTCGTTTCTCCTGGTCAGAGACTCGCTCAGGGAACTGGAAGAACAGGGGTGTGGGCAGGTCAATATGATGACGGCAAATCTCCCATTTCTCTCGGAATTTACGATGAATTTCGGGGCACGTCTCGTCCCGTACTACGGGGCAACCACTCGTTCGCCCCGTTTCAAGCGGATCGCAACGTTAAAAAGTCTTTTTTCGCCAGGGTAA
- a CDS encoding polysaccharide deacetylase family protein, with translation MQIHEILQQDPEIWHLFTCEEEYGAPYRDRYDRFPHYMSSNRQVFEPRVSHYLFERGYHPEYPEGQPFAVCLTHDIDVVYQSYPKKGLDLLLALGRGNRAGLMQGVRDLRGPKYPLCNFEEIIALEEKYDATSTFFFLALQDGDQDHSYQVEDLGREIGTIADHGWEVGLHGGHQAYADLQKLKDEKARMERVLGRPVAGYRNHFLRFRAPETWELLDQAGFLYDTTFGYADCAGFRNGMCYPFRPYHGRKHQEIGIVEIPLTVMDRTLEVYMRLGPRQSWDLVRHLIDTVERCHGVITLLWHNTSLNGDGMKFYEKVLRYCREKGAWMTGGDEIATWEGYSRPE, from the coding sequence ATGCAGATACATGAGATCCTGCAACAGGACCCTGAGATCTGGCATCTCTTCACCTGCGAAGAGGAGTATGGGGCGCCATACAGGGACAGGTACGACCGCTTCCCCCACTATATGAGCAGCAACCGGCAGGTCTTCGAACCCAGGGTCTCACACTACCTCTTTGAGCGGGGGTATCATCCCGAATATCCTGAAGGCCAGCCCTTTGCGGTCTGCCTCACCCATGACATCGATGTCGTCTACCAGTCGTACCCGAAAAAAGGGCTCGACCTCCTCCTTGCCCTGGGACGCGGGAACAGGGCCGGTCTGATGCAGGGTGTCAGAGACCTGAGGGGCCCGAAATATCCCCTCTGCAACTTCGAGGAGATTATCGCACTTGAGGAGAAGTACGATGCTACGTCGACTTTCTTCTTTCTCGCCCTCCAGGACGGCGACCAGGACCATTCCTATCAGGTAGAAGACCTGGGCCGCGAGATCGGGACGATCGCCGACCATGGATGGGAGGTGGGCCTCCATGGCGGGCATCAGGCCTATGCAGACCTACAGAAGTTGAAAGACGAGAAGGCGCGGATGGAGAGAGTTCTTGGCCGACCGGTCGCCGGATACCGGAACCACTTCCTCAGGTTCAGGGCACCTGAGACCTGGGAACTCCTGGACCAGGCAGGGTTCCTCTATGACACGACATTTGGCTATGCCGATTGTGCCGGGTTCAGGAACGGAATGTGCTATCCTTTCAGGCCCTATCATGGTAGAAAACACCAGGAGATCGGGATCGTCGAGATCCCGCTCACGGTCATGGACCGCACCCTGGAGGTCTACATGCGCCTTGGTCCCAGGCAGTCCTGGGACCTCGTCAGGCATCTCATCGATACGGTGGAACGGTGCCATGGCGTCATCACTCTCCTCTGGCATAACACTTCCCTGAATGGGGACGGGATGAAATTTTATGAGAAGGTCTTGCGCTACTGCAGGGAGAAGGGTGCCTGGATGACAGGAGGCGACGAGATCGCCACATGGGAAGGGTACAGTCGGCCTGAATAA
- a CDS encoding SDR family oxidoreductase has product MRYVVTGGAGFIGSHIAEALAGEHEVVVIDDLSTGHRENIQEFDLEFVEGSVTDLSLLQEVFKGADGVFHQAAIASVPKSVDDPLATQSVNETGTLKVLLAARDAGVSKVVFASSSAVYGEEPTLPKHEGMLPAPVSPYAISKLTGEHYEAVFSRLFGLKTVALRYFNVFGPRQDPSSQYSGVISIFTDRVRAGRPVTIHGDGGQTRDFVYVADVVRANLLAMERDVTGVFNIARGRQTDLNTLARSVMEAAGREVPVEYAPVRQGDVRHSRADISRARKELGWAPEWTLVDGLGETIRWGDQGTDEGEQSPRL; this is encoded by the coding sequence ATGAGATATGTCGTGACAGGGGGTGCGGGTTTTATCGGCTCCCATATTGCAGAGGCCCTCGCAGGAGAGCACGAGGTCGTGGTCATCGACGACCTCTCCACCGGTCACCGCGAGAACATCCAGGAGTTCGACCTTGAGTTCGTCGAGGGGAGCGTGACCGATCTTTCCCTCCTTCAGGAGGTCTTCAAGGGTGCCGACGGCGTCTTCCACCAGGCGGCGATCGCCTCGGTCCCGAAATCGGTCGACGACCCCCTTGCCACCCAGTCTGTCAACGAGACCGGGACGCTCAAGGTCCTCCTCGCGGCACGGGACGCCGGGGTGAGCAAGGTCGTCTTCGCCTCCTCATCGGCGGTATATGGCGAGGAGCCCACTCTCCCCAAACACGAGGGGATGCTCCCGGCCCCGGTCTCCCCGTACGCCATCTCCAAACTGACCGGCGAACATTATGAGGCAGTTTTCTCAAGACTTTTCGGGCTCAAGACCGTGGCACTCCGCTACTTCAATGTCTTCGGGCCGCGCCAGGACCCTTCCTCCCAGTACTCGGGGGTGATCTCTATCTTCACCGACCGGGTCAGGGCAGGCAGACCGGTCACCATCCATGGCGACGGCGGGCAGACCCGCGACTTCGTCTATGTGGCCGACGTGGTGCGGGCAAACCTCCTCGCGATGGAGCGGGACGTGACCGGGGTCTTCAACATCGCACGCGGACGCCAGACCGACCTCAACACCCTGGCCAGGAGCGTGATGGAGGCGGCAGGGCGCGAGGTGCCGGTGGAGTACGCCCCGGTCCGCCAGGGCGACGTCCGCCATTCGCGTGCCGATATCTCCCGCGCACGCAAAGAGCTTGGGTGGGCGCCCGAGTGGACGCTGGTGGACGGACTTGGGGAGACGATCCGGTGGGGCGATCAGGGCACAGATGAAGGGGAACAATCCCCTCGCCTCTGA
- a CDS encoding mannose-1-phosphate guanylyltransferase/mannose-6-phosphate isomerase has protein sequence MKTVILAGGTGTRLFPLSRSHFPKQFLQYFEGESLFQKTLKRAMLLSAPDEVTVVTNADHRFLVMDQMKGVGAEECRVLVEPEGKNTLPAVLYGVKDLPGDETVAVFPSDHLVEVDEAYRKTMDAAESLAEGYLVTFGVPPRSPHTGYGYIRPGTRVERGYRVDAFVEKPDCKTAEHYLAEGYLWNSGMFLFNTRLFLEECRRHIPEALAAFEKPPEEAFRLTPAISVDYGVMERTKRAAVVPLSSAWSDVGSFDALYTLARKDQEGNVVHGEHLGIGGRENFIISDRLVATIGVSEMAIVDTKDVLLVCPKAEAQRVGEVVERLRTLGDARCDSHTTVFRPWGSYTLLERGPSFSIKRITVLPGRRLSLQLHHHRSEHWVVVRGTALVSNNGKQFFVRSGESTYVPAGVKHRLENPGLIPLEVIEVQNGEHITEDDIVRYDDDFKRESRPEVRPAVLCTHTIH, from the coding sequence ATGAAGACCGTGATCCTTGCAGGAGGGACAGGGACCAGGCTCTTTCCCTTGAGCCGTTCCCATTTCCCAAAACAGTTTCTCCAGTACTTCGAGGGAGAGTCGCTCTTCCAGAAGACGCTCAAGAGGGCCATGCTCCTCTCGGCGCCCGACGAGGTGACGGTGGTCACCAATGCCGATCACCGGTTCCTGGTCATGGACCAGATGAAAGGGGTCGGCGCCGAGGAGTGCAGGGTCCTTGTCGAACCTGAGGGAAAAAACACTCTTCCTGCCGTGCTCTATGGGGTGAAAGATCTCCCTGGTGACGAGACGGTCGCGGTCTTCCCCTCTGACCATCTCGTCGAGGTCGACGAGGCCTACCGTAAGACGATGGACGCGGCCGAGAGCCTGGCAGAGGGGTATCTTGTCACCTTCGGGGTCCCTCCCCGCTCGCCGCATACGGGCTACGGCTACATCAGGCCAGGCACCAGGGTCGAAAGGGGGTACAGGGTCGACGCCTTTGTCGAAAAACCAGACTGCAAGACGGCAGAGCACTATCTTGCCGAGGGGTATCTCTGGAACTCAGGGATGTTCCTCTTCAACACCCGTCTCTTCCTTGAAGAATGCCGACGCCATATCCCTGAAGCCCTCGCTGCCTTTGAAAAACCACCCGAAGAGGCCTTCAGGCTGACACCGGCGATCTCGGTCGACTATGGGGTGATGGAGCGGACAAAGCGGGCGGCGGTCGTCCCCCTCTCCTCGGCATGGAGCGATGTGGGGAGTTTCGACGCCCTGTACACCCTTGCCAGGAAAGATCAGGAGGGGAATGTCGTCCATGGCGAACACCTCGGGATCGGGGGGCGAGAGAACTTCATCATCTCCGACCGCCTCGTCGCCACCATCGGGGTCTCTGAGATGGCGATCGTCGATACCAAGGACGTCCTCCTGGTCTGCCCGAAGGCCGAGGCCCAGAGGGTCGGCGAGGTCGTCGAGAGACTGCGCACTCTGGGGGACGCCCGCTGCGACTCTCACACCACGGTCTTCAGGCCCTGGGGGTCGTACACCCTCCTCGAACGTGGGCCTTCCTTCTCCATCAAACGGATCACCGTCCTCCCGGGCCGGCGGCTCTCCCTCCAGCTCCACCACCACCGGAGCGAGCACTGGGTGGTGGTGAGGGGCACGGCCCTTGTCTCCAACAATGGAAAGCAGTTCTTTGTCCGTTCAGGCGAGAGCACCTATGTCCCTGCCGGGGTAAAACACCGGCTCGAGAACCCAGGGCTGATCCCGCTCGAGGTGATCGAGGTCCAGAACGGCGAGCACATCACCGAGGACGACATCGTGAGGTACGACGACGACTTCAAACGTGAGTCCAGGCCAGAAGTGAGACCGGCAGTGCTATGTACCCATACGATACACTAA
- a CDS encoding Hsp20/alpha crystallin family protein, with translation MSNNPYDEIFKHLAEILKDALNESGGKPKVIGCAIITGGGGPEPEPEAHDDDGIDYEVTESDQCVYITASIPPECEDQVSAAIEGKVVTLMIGETQETIDLDTEVDEEQSSVSCNHGVLDVVCVKTE, from the coding sequence ATGTCAAACAATCCCTATGACGAAATATTCAAACACCTGGCAGAGATCCTGAAGGACGCCCTGAATGAGAGCGGTGGAAAGCCGAAGGTCATCGGGTGTGCCATCATCACCGGCGGGGGCGGGCCAGAGCCCGAGCCCGAGGCCCATGACGACGACGGGATCGATTACGAGGTGACAGAGAGCGACCAGTGCGTCTATATCACCGCCTCGATCCCCCCGGAGTGCGAGGACCAGGTCTCCGCGGCGATCGAGGGGAAGGTGGTCACCCTCATGATCGGCGAGACGCAGGAGACGATCGACCTTGACACCGAGGTCGACGAGGAGCAGAGTTCAGTCTCGTGCAACCACGGCGTCCTCGACGTCGTCTGTGTGAAGACTGAGTGA